From a single Solanum dulcamara chromosome 4, daSolDulc1.2, whole genome shotgun sequence genomic region:
- the LOC129884239 gene encoding uncharacterized protein LOC129884239 → MDGFKLWYSGGSRDRNGVGILVDADLRGCVVEVKRISDRMIFIKLVIGRLFVNVVSAYAPHVSLDEEVKRLFWENLDEVVRGIPSTEKIFIGGDFNGHIDTTSNGFDDVHGGFGFGKRNGGGVSLLPKL, encoded by the coding sequence ATGGACGGATTTAAATTATGGTACTCAGGAGGCTCAAGGGATAGGAATGGAGTAGGTATTCTAGTCGACGCGGACCTGAGGGGGTGTGTGGTAGAGGTAAAGAGGATCAGTGATAGGATGATATTTATTAAGCTAGTTATAGGCAGGCTTTTTGTGAACGTTGTTAGTGCGTATGCACCTCATGTGAGTCTGGATGAAGAAGTCAAAAGGCTCTTTTGGGAGAATTTGGATGAAGTAGTGAGAGGTATACCTAGTACCGAAAAGATTTTTATTGGGGGAGATTTCAATGGTCATATTGATACAACTTCTAATGGTTTTGATGATGTCCATGGAGGCTTTGGTTTTGGGAAAAGGAATGGCGGAGGGGTTTCTCTCTTGCCAAAGCTTTGA